From Epinephelus lanceolatus isolate andai-2023 chromosome 5, ASM4190304v1, whole genome shotgun sequence, the proteins below share one genomic window:
- the LOC117262019 gene encoding histone H2B 1/2 translates to MPETTVKAPKKGSKKAVSKSVSKSGKKRRRTRKESYAIYVYKVLKQVHPDTGISSKAMGIMNSFVSDIFERIAGEASRLAHYNKRSTITSREIQTAVRLLLPGELAKHAVSEGTKAVTKYTSSK, encoded by the coding sequence ATGCCTGAAACCACCGTGAAAGCGCCCAAGAAGGGCTCAAAGAAAGCCGTGTCTAAGAGCGTCAGCAAGAGCGGTAAGAAGAGGCGGAGGACCAGGAAGGAGAGCTACGCCATCTACGTGTATAAGGTGCTGAAGCAGGTCCACCCCGACACCGGCATCTCGTCCAAGGCCATGGGCATCATGAACTCGTTTGTGAGCGACATCTTTGAGCGCATCGCCGGTGAGGCCTCCCGTCTGGCTCACTACAACAAGCGCTCCaccatcacttccagggagATCCAAACCGCCGTCCGCCTGCTGCTGCCCGGTGAGCTGGCCAAGCACGCCGTGTCTGAGGGCACCAAGGCCGTCACCAAGTACACCAGCTCCAAGTAA